Proteins from a single region of Salvelinus sp. IW2-2015 linkage group LG4p, ASM291031v2, whole genome shotgun sequence:
- the tmem199 gene encoding transmembrane protein 199 isoform X2, with the protein MASSFVIGNTFRKRVRDLLEKDEASVPTELQNELEDILQQEQPSTLSFRTARKLHKCLLDNGHPFYLNEVLEDSSLHLPKVETPPRNPVLVARLERIRAKLANEEYNRITRNVNTQMNRRETLADFGREVRSAKAAVVTVLNFLVTVVATFACSYLGSQYLFTETAARVISAVIAASVVGLAELYVLVRTMEGELGEP; encoded by the exons ATGGCGTCGTCATTTGTGATTGGAAACACATTTCGAAAGAGGGTAAGAGACTTGCTGGAGAAGGATGAGGCTTCAGTTCCAACAGAACTACAGAACGAATTGGAAGATATTCTTCAACAGGAACAACCATCAACTCTGTCTTTCAGAACTGCAAGAAAACTTCATAAATGTCTGCTAGACAATG GTCATCCCTTCTACCTTAATGAGGTGTTGGAGGACAGCTCATTGCACCTGCCTAAGGTTGAAACGCCCCCCAGA AACCCTGTGCTCGTGGCTCGTCTGGAGAGAATCAGAGCCAAGTTGGCCAATGAAGAATACAACAGGATCACACGGAATGTAAACACTCAG ATGAATCGTCGTGAGACATTGGCGGACTTTGGGAGAGAAG TGCGCTCAGCCAAAGCTGCTGTTGTGACGGTCTTAAACTTCCTAGTGACAGTGGTGGCGACGTTCGCCTGCTCCTATCTCGGCAGTCAATACCTCTTCACAGAGACAGCGGCG AGGGTGATATCTGCAGTGATTGCTGCATCTGTAGTCGGCCTGGCAGAGCTGTATGTTCTGGTACGGACCATGGAGGGAGAGCTAGGAGAACCATAG
- the tmem199 gene encoding transmembrane protein 199 isoform X1, with amino-acid sequence MASSFVIGNTFRKRVRDLLEKDEASVPTELQNELEDILQQEQPSTLSFRTARKLHKCLLDNGHPFYLNEVLEDSSLHLPKVETPPRNPVLVARLERIRAKLANEEYNRITRNVNTQQMNRRETLADFGREVRSAKAAVVTVLNFLVTVVATFACSYLGSQYLFTETAARVISAVIAASVVGLAELYVLVRTMEGELGEP; translated from the exons ATGGCGTCGTCATTTGTGATTGGAAACACATTTCGAAAGAGGGTAAGAGACTTGCTGGAGAAGGATGAGGCTTCAGTTCCAACAGAACTACAGAACGAATTGGAAGATATTCTTCAACAGGAACAACCATCAACTCTGTCTTTCAGAACTGCAAGAAAACTTCATAAATGTCTGCTAGACAATG GTCATCCCTTCTACCTTAATGAGGTGTTGGAGGACAGCTCATTGCACCTGCCTAAGGTTGAAACGCCCCCCAGA AACCCTGTGCTCGTGGCTCGTCTGGAGAGAATCAGAGCCAAGTTGGCCAATGAAGAATACAACAGGATCACACGGAATGTAAACACTCAG CAGATGAATCGTCGTGAGACATTGGCGGACTTTGGGAGAGAAG TGCGCTCAGCCAAAGCTGCTGTTGTGACGGTCTTAAACTTCCTAGTGACAGTGGTGGCGACGTTCGCCTGCTCCTATCTCGGCAGTCAATACCTCTTCACAGAGACAGCGGCG AGGGTGATATCTGCAGTGATTGCTGCATCTGTAGTCGGCCTGGCAGAGCTGTATGTTCTGGTACGGACCATGGAGGGAGAGCTAGGAGAACCATAG
- the LOC111960501 gene encoding polymerase delta-interacting protein 2 isoform X1, giving the protein MAACAIRRGFLTTLSKYNRKHTHRILSIIEGSSGLEVKKRPRLPCLACGLPNIQQTRFMSSRPEGKVLETVGVFEALKQHGKYETGQLFLHSVFGYRGIVLFPWHARIYDRDVIPPMSDSKPEPPGSHGSKEVKGKTHTYYQVLIDTRDCPHISQRSQTEAVTFLANHDDSRALYAIPGLDYVSHEDILPYNSTEQVPIQHELFERFLMFNPDKTTPAPPFSARDTLKAWQEKNHPWLELSEVHRETTENIRVTVIPFYMGMRDAQSSHVYWWRYCIRLENMGSEVVQLRERHWRIFSLSGTLETVRGRGVVGREPVLSKEQPAFQYSSHVSLQAPSGHMWGTFRIERTDGSHFDVRIPPFSLESNKDDKAPPAGYTF; this is encoded by the exons ATGGCTGCTTGTGCAATACGACGAGGCTTTCTGACTACTCTCAGTAAATacaacaggaaacacacacatagaatatTGAGTATTATTGAAGGGAGTAGTGGACTTGAGGTGAAGAAGAGACCCCGGTTACCGTGTTTAGCATGTGGATTGCCCAACATTCAGCAGACGAGGTTTATGTCGTCACG GCCAGAGGGGAAGGTTCTGGAGACGGTGGGAGTGTTTGAGGCGTTGAAGCAGCACGGCAAATATGAAACGGGCCAG CTCTTCCTTCATAGTGTGTTTGGCTACAGAGGGATTGTGCTGTTCCCCTGGCACGCCCGTATCTATGACCGAGATGTCATTCCTCCCATGTCTGACAG CAAGCCAGAGCCTCCTGGTTCACACGGGTCAAAAGAGGTGAAGGGGAAAACTCATACTTACTACCAGGTCCTCATCGACACGCGGGATTGCCCTCACATA TCTCAGAGGTCTCAGACAGAAGCAGTGACGTTCCTGGCGAACCATGATGACAGCAGAGCCCTCTATGCCATTCCAG gtctgGACTATGTGAGTCATGAAGACATCCTGCCCTACAACTCCACAGAGCAGGTCCCCATCCAGCACGAGCTGTTTGAGCGCTTCCTCATGTTCAACCCTGACAAAA CCACCCCAGCTCCCCCGTTCAGTGCGAGGGACACTCTGAAGGCATGGCAGGAGAAGAACCATCCCTGGCTGGAGCTGTCTGARGTGCACAGAGAGACGACGGAGAACATCAGGGTCACCGTCATCCCTTTCTACATGGGCATGAGG GATGCTCAAAGTTCTCATGTGTACTGG TGGCGGTACTGCATCCGCCTGGAGAACATGGGCAGTGAGGTGGTGCAACTGAGGGAGAGACACTGGAGGATCTTCAGCCTGTCAGGCACCCTGGAGACGGTCCGYGGKCGGGGGGTCGTAGGTCGG GAGCCAGTCTTGTCCAAAGAGCAGCCAGCCTTCCAGTACAGCAGCCATGTTTCCCTTCAAGCACCCAGTGGACACATGTG GGGGACGTTCCGCATCGAGAGGACGGACGGCTCCCACTTTGATGTTCGCATCCCCCCGTTCTCCCTGGAGAGCAACAAGGACGACAAGGCACCCCCTGCTGGCTACACCTTCTGA
- the LOC111960501 gene encoding polymerase delta-interacting protein 2 isoform X2 yields MAACAIRRGFLTTLSKYNRKHTHRILSIIEGSSGLEVKKRPRLPCLACGLPNIQQTRFMSSRNRPEGKVLETVGVFEALKQHGKYETGQLFLHSVFGYRGIVLFPWHARIYDRDVIPPMSDSKPEPPGSHGSKEVKGKTHTYYQVLIDTRDCPHISQRSQTEAVTFLANHDDSRALYAIPGLDYVSHEDILPYNSTEQVPIQHELFERFLMFNPDKTPPFSARDTLKAWQEKNHPWLELSEVHRETTENIRVTVIPFYMGMRDAQSSHVYWWRYCIRLENMGSEVVQLRERHWRIFSLSGTLETVRGRGVVGREPVLSKEQPAFQYSSHVSLQAPSGHMWGTFRIERTDGSHFDVRIPPFSLESNKDDKAPPAGYTF; encoded by the exons ATGGCTGCTTGTGCAATACGACGAGGCTTTCTGACTACTCTCAGTAAATacaacaggaaacacacacatagaatatTGAGTATTATTGAAGGGAGTAGTGGACTTGAGGTGAAGAAGAGACCCCGGTTACCGTGTTTAGCATGTGGATTGCCCAACATTCAGCAGACGAGGTTTATGTCGTCACG GAACAGGCCAGAGGGGAAGGTTCTGGAGACGGTGGGAGTGTTTGAGGCGTTGAAGCAGCACGGCAAATATGAAACGGGCCAG CTCTTCCTTCATAGTGTGTTTGGCTACAGAGGGATTGTGCTGTTCCCCTGGCACGCCCGTATCTATGACCGAGATGTCATTCCTCCCATGTCTGACAG CAAGCCAGAGCCTCCTGGTTCACACGGGTCAAAAGAGGTGAAGGGGAAAACTCATACTTACTACCAGGTCCTCATCGACACGCGGGATTGCCCTCACATA TCTCAGAGGTCTCAGACAGAAGCAGTGACGTTCCTGGCGAACCATGATGACAGCAGAGCCCTCTATGCCATTCCAG gtctgGACTATGTGAGTCATGAAGACATCCTGCCCTACAACTCCACAGAGCAGGTCCCCATCCAGCACGAGCTGTTTGAGCGCTTCCTCATGTTCAACCCTGACAAAA CTCCCCCGTTCAGTGCGAGGGACACTCTGAAGGCATGGCAGGAGAAGAACCATCCCTGGCTGGAGCTGTCTGARGTGCACAGAGAGACGACGGAGAACATCAGGGTCACCGTCATCCCTTTCTACATGGGCATGAGG GATGCTCAAAGTTCTCATGTGTACTGG TGGCGGTACTGCATCCGCCTGGAGAACATGGGCAGTGAGGTGGTGCAACTGAGGGAGAGACACTGGAGGATCTTCAGCCTGTCAGGCACCCTGGAGACGGTCCGYGGKCGGGGGGTCGTAGGTCGG GAGCCAGTCTTGTCCAAAGAGCAGCCAGCCTTCCAGTACAGCAGCCATGTTTCCCTTCAAGCACCCAGTGGACACATGTG GGGGACGTTCCGCATCGAGAGGACGGACGGCTCCCACTTTGATGTTCGCATCCCCCCGTTCTCCCTGGAGAGCAACAAGGACGACAAGGCACCCCCTGCTGGCTACACCTTCTGA
- the LOC139023874 gene encoding homeobox protein SEBOX-like, whose protein sequence is MSLFINHEFTAHRLTDQKEXDFTAHFGDQGQCKDVRNDNGLSSPEPERSVCTEGQRKRKRTIFSRAQLSELEQAFALTPYPDITLRERLAAHTHLPESKIQVWFQNRRARSIKSGRLNKSTKPTSGRGGATCQPLPVVPSPGPSFTPTTMGEMFRPDQIQCDDGQQFYSDWIRLYSNPVSHQPTPVSPNLAESLLWEEDRRSHLGSLATTTAPIGRQAHSSRPYRDGFNQPCVGTSXYRNFNLQTLAGSQARYGHQTSVDQVVPSHPQQMYWDVTQGQVHHPQVGPQTSIGYISDLIYNAAIVTNFLEF, encoded by the exons ATGTCTCTCTTCATCAATCATGAATTCACTGCACACAGACTGACTGACCAGAAAGAGARGGATTTTACAGCACATTTTGGAGACCAAGGTCAATGTAAAG acGTGAGGAATGACAATGGACTTTCATCACCTGAACCTGAGAGAAGCGTGTGTACAGAGGGCCAAAGGAAGCGCAAAAGAACCATCTTCAGCCGCGCACAATTGTCTGAGTTGGAACAAGCTTTCGCTCTGACACCGTACCCAGACATCACTCTCCGTGAACGCTTGGCCGCACATACGCATCTACCTGAAAGCAAGATACAG GTGTGGTTCCAAAACAGGCGGGCAAGAAGTATCAAGAGTGGAAGACTCAACAAATCAACTAAGCCTACTTCTGGAAGAGGAGGTGCAACATGCCAACCTCTCCCAGTGGTTCCCTCCCCTGGTCCCTCCTTCACTCCAACCACAATGGGGGAGATGTTCCGACCAGACCAGATTCAGTGTGACGATGGTCAGCAGTTCTACTCCGACTGGATCCGTCTCTACAGCAACCCTGTGTCTCATCAGCCTACACCCGTCTCCCCAAACCTGGCAGAATCCCTACTGTGGGAGGAAGACCGCCGATCTCACCTGGGATCTCTTGCTACTACCACTGCACCCATTGGAAGGCAAGCACACTCCTCGCGGCCATACCGGGATGGGTTCAACCAGCCCTGCGTGGGCACCTCAGSGTATAGGAACTTTAATCTACAGACTCTAGCTGGGTCACAGGCCAGATATGGTCACCAAACCTCAGTGGACCAGGTTGTCCCCTCCCATCCACAGCAGATGTACTGGGATGTGACTCAAGGACAGGTTCATCATCCTCAGGTGGGCCCCCAGACCTCCATCGGATACATCTCAGACCTGATCTATAATGCTGCTATTGTCACCAACTTCCTGGAGTTCTAA